From the Longimicrobium sp. genome, one window contains:
- a CDS encoding amidohydrolase family protein, whose product MTRSTLAAAAAAVLLAPALHAQASYPTKGTGTVVLRAARVIDGTGAAPIASGEVVVTDDRIVAVGRQGAAAVPTGARVVDLGDATLLPGFIDAHVHIIGRALNDPGNRDQEVRDFPGFSAILGAENARRTLMNGFTTVRVVGSPHFDDVALRTAIDGGYTVGPRMQVAGHAIGITGGHCDENGYRPGLMDTDYRQGVADGIEPVRAAVRYQAKYGADVIKMCATGGVLSEGDAVGVPQFTQEEMNALVAEAKQLERPVAAHAHGAEGIRMAVRAGVSSIEHGSFLDEEGARMMAARGTFLVPTLSAGETVVAAADRGVLTGLRAQKARDAGAAMRRAIRIAVAARVPIALGTDAGVGPHGANGHEFTLMVEWGGMTPMQAIVAGTSNAARLLGWESRIGTLAPGRQADVVAVAGDPLQNVRTLETATFVMKNGVVYKEPARR is encoded by the coding sequence TTGACCCGCTCCACACTGGCCGCGGCCGCCGCCGCGGTGCTGCTCGCGCCCGCGCTGCACGCGCAGGCCTCGTATCCGACGAAGGGAACCGGCACGGTGGTGCTCCGCGCCGCGCGGGTGATCGACGGCACCGGCGCCGCGCCCATCGCCAGCGGCGAAGTGGTGGTCACCGACGACCGCATCGTGGCCGTGGGCCGCCAGGGCGCCGCCGCGGTGCCCACCGGCGCGCGCGTGGTCGACCTGGGCGACGCCACGCTGCTGCCGGGGTTCATCGACGCGCACGTGCACATCATCGGGCGCGCGCTGAACGACCCCGGCAACCGCGACCAGGAGGTGCGCGACTTTCCCGGCTTCTCCGCCATCCTGGGCGCCGAGAACGCGCGGCGGACGCTGATGAACGGCTTCACCACCGTGCGCGTGGTCGGGTCGCCGCACTTCGACGACGTGGCGCTGCGCACCGCCATCGACGGCGGCTACACCGTGGGCCCGCGGATGCAGGTGGCGGGTCACGCCATCGGCATCACCGGCGGGCATTGCGACGAGAACGGGTACCGCCCGGGGCTGATGGACACCGACTACCGCCAGGGCGTGGCCGACGGCATCGAGCCGGTGCGCGCCGCCGTGCGCTACCAGGCCAAGTACGGCGCCGACGTCATCAAGATGTGCGCGACCGGCGGCGTGCTGAGCGAGGGCGACGCCGTCGGGGTCCCGCAGTTCACGCAGGAGGAGATGAACGCGCTGGTGGCCGAGGCGAAGCAGCTGGAGCGCCCGGTGGCCGCGCACGCGCACGGGGCCGAGGGGATCAGGATGGCGGTGCGCGCGGGCGTCAGCTCCATCGAGCACGGGTCGTTCCTGGACGAGGAGGGCGCGCGGATGATGGCGGCGCGCGGCACCTTCCTCGTCCCCACCCTCAGCGCGGGCGAGACGGTCGTCGCCGCGGCGGACCGCGGCGTGCTGACGGGGCTGCGCGCGCAGAAGGCGCGCGATGCGGGCGCCGCGATGCGCCGCGCCATCCGCATCGCCGTGGCGGCGCGGGTGCCAATCGCGCTGGGGACCGACGCCGGCGTGGGGCCGCACGGCGCCAACGGCCATGAGTTCACGCTGATGGTGGAGTGGGGCGGGATGACGCCCATGCAGGCCATCGTCGCGGGCACCAGCAACGCCGCCAGACTGCTCGGCTGGGAGAGCCGCATCGGCACGCTGGCGCCCGGCCGGCAGGCCGACGTCGTCGCCGTCGCCGGCGACCCGCTGCAGAACGTGCGGACGCTGGAGACGGCCACGTTCGTGATGAAGAACGGCGTCGTCTACAAGGAGCCCGCGCGGCGGTGA
- a CDS encoding CHAT domain-containing protein → MMLAARRPGKRRPRGVDSRVADPHFFQSPVGYFSSLSPIARMGLIFMPQFGLPVALLPRRLTLPPTPDMPDPIKVLLIASDAFADDQAPLRIDREARAVMNAIQRACQRETIKLETRWAVTIEEFQHLIIDFKPAIVHFAGHGNRKEGIFLTDYLGNDRAIDREALCELFGILRKFVRVVVLNACETLSTAREIGSAVDYTIGMRTSITDAAAAAFAEEFYGSLASGMTVKEAFDLGRCRLRVSHPRERRTPQLLIRSGVDPDSWAAEHGVGGDEGPATARAVHWARLLFDVSTAGCGEQVRLMAEKAARHRSSHGREWLLGLFSYAKGPAGIASPHARDRFAMLLRAFYANPRLAPEADAALGELLRAGAGMEVLELVQRLRSAVEFDAYHWLRRIVDEGGEPGAAVRTVLDDDLMHAGSGIYRLLEKLSEWLPPAGHGGLNISESNRIALELLPEYAAATIAAWDHAGDTGSRRLVPLLVMDADDAQPNAALLASWLLHPALPAIYGGGDEGADGVTCTVAGLVAKWACILGAPDGDPPVGAAADDVLTALLEAILAQTSDARGLQLRRAMVAYWTEMKMGYAALVRLLGFWGGAKRREVARDRDLLQALLDRFRELENDPPPAMRFVA, encoded by the coding sequence ATGATGCTCGCCGCCCGCCGCCCCGGCAAGCGGCGCCCGCGCGGCGTCGATTCTCGGGTTGCCGATCCACACTTCTTCCAGTCGCCCGTAGGATACTTTTCAAGTCTCTCCCCGATCGCGCGGATGGGCCTTATCTTTATGCCCCAATTCGGTTTACCCGTCGCTTTGCTTCCCCGTCGTCTCACCCTTCCACCCACTCCGGACATGCCCGATCCCATCAAGGTGCTGCTCATCGCCTCCGACGCCTTCGCCGACGACCAGGCTCCGCTCCGGATCGACAGGGAGGCAAGGGCGGTGATGAACGCGATCCAGCGCGCATGCCAGCGTGAGACGATCAAGCTCGAGACGCGATGGGCGGTGACAATCGAAGAGTTCCAGCATCTCATCATCGATTTCAAGCCCGCGATCGTCCACTTCGCCGGCCACGGGAACCGGAAGGAGGGGATCTTCCTCACGGACTACCTCGGGAATGATCGGGCGATCGACCGTGAAGCGCTGTGCGAGCTTTTCGGGATTCTCCGGAAGTTCGTCCGCGTCGTCGTGCTGAACGCGTGCGAGACGCTGTCGACGGCCCGCGAGATCGGCTCGGCGGTCGACTACACGATCGGGATGAGGACATCGATCACGGACGCCGCCGCGGCTGCGTTCGCGGAGGAGTTCTACGGCTCGCTGGCGTCGGGGATGACGGTGAAGGAGGCGTTCGATCTCGGCCGGTGCCGGTTGCGGGTGTCCCATCCTCGCGAGCGTCGCACGCCCCAGCTGCTGATCCGGAGCGGGGTCGATCCGGATTCATGGGCGGCGGAGCACGGGGTTGGTGGGGATGAAGGCCCTGCCACCGCCCGCGCGGTGCACTGGGCTCGGCTCCTGTTCGACGTCTCCACCGCTGGGTGCGGCGAGCAGGTTCGCCTGATGGCGGAGAAGGCGGCGCGGCACCGTTCGTCGCATGGACGCGAATGGCTGCTGGGACTCTTCTCGTACGCGAAGGGGCCGGCGGGGATCGCCTCGCCGCATGCGCGCGACCGGTTCGCGATGCTGCTGCGCGCCTTCTACGCGAATCCCCGCCTCGCGCCCGAGGCCGACGCGGCGCTCGGCGAGCTGCTGCGCGCCGGCGCGGGGATGGAGGTGCTGGAGCTGGTGCAGCGGCTTCGGTCGGCGGTGGAATTCGACGCGTACCACTGGCTGCGCCGCATCGTCGACGAGGGCGGCGAACCGGGGGCCGCTGTACGCACGGTGCTGGACGATGATCTGATGCATGCCGGATCGGGCATCTACCGGTTGCTGGAGAAGCTTTCCGAGTGGTTGCCGCCGGCGGGGCACGGTGGGTTGAACATCTCCGAATCCAACCGCATCGCCCTGGAGCTTCTGCCGGAATACGCCGCCGCTACCATCGCGGCGTGGGATCATGCTGGCGACACCGGGTCGCGCCGCCTGGTTCCGCTGCTGGTGATGGACGCCGACGACGCGCAGCCCAACGCGGCGCTCCTCGCGTCGTGGCTGCTCCATCCGGCGTTGCCCGCGATTTACGGCGGGGGGGACGAGGGCGCGGACGGGGTGACGTGCACGGTGGCGGGGCTCGTGGCGAAGTGGGCGTGCATCCTCGGCGCTCCCGACGGGGATCCACCGGTGGGCGCCGCCGCGGACGACGTGCTCACCGCGTTGCTGGAGGCGATCCTGGCGCAGACGTCCGACGCGCGCGGGCTCCAGCTGCGCCGGGCGATGGTGGCTTACTGGACGGAGATGAAGATGGGCTACGCCGCGCTGGTGAGGCTGCTCGGGTTCTGGGGAGGCGCGAAGCGCCGCGAGGTCGCCCGGGACCGCGACCTGCTGCAGGCGCTGCTGGATCGCTTCCGCGAGCTGGAGAACGATCCTCCGCCAGCGATGCGCTTCGTCGCCTGA
- a CDS encoding RluA family pseudouridine synthase: protein MTQRWMEHTVAADEAGRTVQEVLTGPMQVSRRMIQKLTRAHGITLNRRPAFLGRKVKAGDVVAARVGFEEETGLSPVAMPLAIVHEDDDVLVLDKPPFVLVHPTSPEQAETLSHGVAHHFAERGVRAKVRPVHRIDRDTSGLVLFAKSAVAHARLDAQLREGGLQRVYQAVVDGVVAEDEGTIDAPIGRDPRRPHLRAVRADGEPARTRFRVLERWARATLLELELETGRTHQIRVHMAHAGHPVLGDRQYGRAGTGLIKRQALHASRLSFTHPTTGTRLTFDAPLPPDIAALIERLSSG, encoded by the coding sequence ATGACGCAGCGGTGGATGGAGCACACGGTGGCGGCGGACGAGGCGGGGCGCACGGTGCAGGAGGTGCTCACCGGGCCGATGCAGGTGTCGCGGCGGATGATCCAGAAGCTCACGCGCGCGCACGGCATCACGCTCAACCGCCGACCCGCGTTCCTGGGCCGCAAGGTCAAGGCGGGCGACGTGGTCGCGGCGCGCGTGGGGTTCGAGGAGGAGACGGGGCTGAGTCCCGTGGCCATGCCGCTGGCCATCGTGCACGAGGACGACGACGTGCTGGTGCTGGACAAGCCGCCGTTCGTGCTCGTTCACCCCACCTCGCCCGAGCAGGCGGAGACGCTGTCGCACGGGGTGGCGCACCACTTCGCGGAGCGCGGCGTGCGGGCGAAGGTGCGGCCCGTGCACCGCATCGACCGTGACACGTCAGGCCTCGTACTCTTCGCCAAGAGCGCCGTGGCCCACGCGCGGCTCGACGCGCAGCTGCGCGAGGGCGGCCTCCAGCGCGTCTACCAGGCCGTGGTCGACGGCGTGGTCGCGGAGGACGAGGGGACGATCGACGCGCCCATCGGCCGCGACCCGCGCCGCCCGCACCTGCGCGCCGTCCGCGCCGACGGCGAGCCCGCGCGCACGCGCTTCCGCGTGCTGGAGCGCTGGGCCCGCGCCACGCTGCTGGAGCTCGAGCTGGAGACCGGCCGCACGCACCAGATCCGCGTGCACATGGCGCACGCCGGCCACCCCGTCCTCGGCGACCGCCAGTACGGCCGCGCCGGCACGGGGCTGATCAAGCGCCAGGCGCTGCACGCGTCCCGCCTCTCCTTCACCCACCCCACCACCGGCACGCGCCTCACCTTCGATGCTCCTCTCCCGCCTGACATCGCCGCGCTGATCGAACGCCTCTCGAGTGGTTGA
- a CDS encoding cation:dicarboxylase symporter family transporter: MLRYIRRVSLTQWILIGMAVGVLLGFLFPTGTGGFEATQLKPLSTIFLRMIKSIIVPIIFSTLVIGIAGHGDDMKRVGRLALKSLIYFEIVTTIALFIGLGAVNLVKPGVGVQLAAPAATGAELAAKGHELTLGSFLEHMVPQSLAEAAVDNQVLQIVFWSVLFAVALSQVRGRPKEVMIGFCEALAEIMFKFTAIIMRFAPIGIGAAIAVTVSHSGLGVLVNLGKLILTLYGALVVFVLGVLLPIALVARVPIRKFLQAVRQPALIAFSTTSSEAALPRAMQAMEGIGVPRRIVAFVMPTGYSFNLDGTTLYLALASIFVAQAAGHPLTFWHQLTMMLTLMLTSKGVAAVPRASLVILSGTLATFGLPLEGVAVILGVDELMDMARTTVNLVGNCLATVVMARWEGEFDPHAAVIPPEESPRQLGVEQEAGIGRVPDHRPIAGDPDPTAAD, translated from the coding sequence ATGTTGAGGTATATCCGCCGCGTTTCGCTGACCCAGTGGATCCTGATCGGCATGGCCGTCGGGGTCCTGCTGGGATTCCTCTTCCCCACGGGAACGGGGGGCTTCGAGGCCACGCAGCTCAAGCCGCTGTCGACCATCTTCCTGCGGATGATCAAGTCGATCATCGTGCCGATCATCTTCAGCACGCTGGTGATCGGCATCGCGGGGCACGGCGACGACATGAAGCGCGTGGGCCGGCTGGCGCTCAAGTCGCTGATCTACTTCGAGATCGTCACCACCATCGCCCTGTTCATCGGCCTGGGCGCGGTGAACCTGGTGAAGCCCGGCGTGGGCGTGCAGCTGGCCGCGCCCGCGGCCACAGGCGCCGAGCTGGCCGCCAAGGGGCACGAGCTGACGCTGGGCTCGTTCCTGGAGCACATGGTGCCGCAGAGCCTGGCCGAGGCGGCGGTCGACAACCAGGTGCTGCAGATCGTGTTCTGGTCGGTGCTGTTCGCGGTGGCGCTGTCGCAGGTGCGCGGGCGGCCCAAGGAGGTGATGATCGGGTTCTGCGAGGCGCTGGCGGAGATCATGTTCAAGTTCACCGCCATCATCATGCGCTTCGCGCCGATCGGCATCGGCGCGGCCATCGCGGTCACGGTCAGCCACAGCGGGCTGGGCGTGCTGGTGAACCTGGGGAAGCTGATCCTCACCCTCTACGGCGCGCTCGTCGTCTTCGTGCTGGGCGTGCTGCTGCCCATCGCGCTGGTCGCGCGGGTGCCGATCCGCAAGTTCCTGCAGGCGGTGCGGCAGCCGGCGCTGATCGCGTTCTCCACCACCTCGTCCGAGGCGGCGCTGCCGCGGGCGATGCAGGCCATGGAGGGGATCGGCGTCCCGCGGCGGATCGTGGCCTTCGTGATGCCCACCGGGTACTCGTTCAACCTCGACGGGACCACGCTGTACCTGGCGCTGGCGTCGATCTTCGTGGCTCAGGCGGCCGGGCACCCGCTCACCTTCTGGCACCAGCTCACCATGATGCTGACGCTGATGCTGACTTCGAAGGGAGTGGCGGCCGTCCCCCGCGCGTCGCTGGTGATCCTGTCGGGCACCCTGGCCACCTTCGGGCTGCCGCTGGAGGGCGTGGCGGTGATCCTGGGCGTGGACGAGCTGATGGACATGGCGCGCACCACGGTGAACCTGGTCGGCAACTGCCTGGCGACGGTGGTGATGGCGCGCTGGGAGGGCGAGTTCGACCCGCACGCCGCGGTGATCCCGCCGGAGGAGAGCCCGCGGCAGCTCGGCGTGGAGCAGGAGGCGGGCATCGGCCGCGTCCCCGACCACCGCCCCATCGCCGGCGACCCCGACCCCACCGCGGCGGACTGA